One window of the Rhipicephalus sanguineus isolate Rsan-2018 chromosome 2, BIME_Rsan_1.4, whole genome shotgun sequence genome contains the following:
- the LOC119381883 gene encoding uncharacterized protein LOC119381883, whose amino-acid sequence MPATLLSWTSGKLRQQPVETAASCQLRGHHIFVPDQVSKRGFLIDCGSDICCFPRPFLHDKRPCTSFELSAVNHSSIKTYGRHRLNITLKNLRREFPWNFVIADVGEPIIGSDFLAHYHLLPDCRHDRLIDATTGLSAPGQRTTTQQPSVKAFTVEDQSPYHAILAEFPDLTRPSGRPRDVRHSTVHYIRTTPGPPVSCRARRLAPDRLRIAQAEFEAMLREGTARRSEGPYASPLHLVRKKTDGCAPVEIITPSTPVQSQTGTPFVIYRILPTAYTAAPYSQLLTW is encoded by the coding sequence ATGCCAGCCACCCTGCTCAGTTGGACATCAGGGAAACTTCGACAACAGCCCGTAGAGACGGCCGCCAGCTGCCAACTTAGAGGCCATCACATTTTTGTCCCCGACCAAGTCAGTAAGCGTGGGTTCCTTATCGACTGCGGTTCTGACATCTGCTGCTTTCCCCGACCCTTCCTGCACGACAAGCGCCCTTGCACGTCGTTCGAGCTAAGTGCGGTGAACCATTCAAGCATTAAGACCTACGGCCGACACCGCCTCAACATCACCCTCAAAAACCTACGCCGTGAATTCCCATGGAATttcgtcatcgccgacgtcggAGAGCCAATCATCGGGTCCGACTTCCTGGCGCACTACCATCTCTTACCTGACTGCCGGCATGACCGACTTATCGACGCCACAACAGGCCTCTCCGCGCCGGGCCAACGCACGACTACCCAACAGCCCAGCGTTAAAGCTTTCACCGTTGAAGATCAATCGccataccacgccatcctcgcagaATTCCCTGACCTCACACGACCTAGCGGGCGTCCCCGAGATGTACGCCACTcaaccgtgcactacatccgcacTACTCCAGGCCCCCCGGTCTCCTGCCGCGCCCGCCGCCTAGCTCCGGACCGCCTTCGAATCGCCCAAGCAGAGTTTGAAGCGATGCTCCGCGAGGGTACTGCCCGCCGCTCGGAGGGGCCTTACGCCTCACCGCTTCATTTGGTGCGGAAGAAGACCGATGGCTGCGCCCCTGTGGAGATTATCACGCCCTCAACGCCCGTACAATCTCAGACAGGTACCCCGTTCGTCATATACAGGATTTTGCCCACCGCTTACACGGCCGCACCGTATTCTCAACTCTTGACTTGGTAA